Proteins encoded together in one Carassius auratus strain Wakin chromosome 32, ASM336829v1, whole genome shotgun sequence window:
- the LOC113052435 gene encoding lysophosphatidic acid receptor 6-like, translating into MPNLTNMTCPKSEKDQVFVAVYSVVFIFGLILNLTALVVFFRNSKSRSHTTVYMIHLAFADIILVCTLPVRIYYHGGLGVPSPTICEFAGVILLSNMYSSILLLTCISLDRCVAVCFPMSSRVREGRKKAWCVCLGIWILTITTSLLIYFQEKQNNQENKNNITCFSDFPRISTQKPALVSTLIVGFGMPLTVMIASWVTQGKY; encoded by the coding sequence ATGCCAAATCTTACCAATATGACATGTCCAAAATCAGAAAAAGACCAGGTTTTTGTTGCCGTGTATTCAGTGGTTTTCATTTTTGGACTAATTCTCAACCTGACTGCACTTGTGGTTTTCTTCCGTAACTCTAAATCACGCTCGCACACCACAGTGTACATGATTCACCTGGCCTTTGCTGATATTATTCTGGTTTGTACACTTCCTGTGCGGATCTATTACCATGGGGGGTTGGGGGTTCCAAGTCCAACAATCTGTGAATTTGCTGGTGTCATACTGCTAAGTAACATGTACAGCAGCATCTTACTCCTCACGTGCATTAGCTTGGACCGTTGCGTAGCAGTCTGCTTCCCGATGTCTTCTCGTGTCCGTGAGGGCCGCAAGAAAGCATGGTGCGTGTGTCTGGGAATCTGGATCCTAACTATCACAACAAGCTTACTGATCTACTTTCAAGAGAAGCAAAacaatcaagaaaataaaaacaacatcacATGTTTTAGTGATTTTCCTAGAATTTCGACTCAAAAGCCTGCTCTCGTTTCCACTCTAATTGTCGGGTTTGGGATGCCACTAACTGTAATGATTGCCAGCTGGGTGACTCAAGGGAAATACTAA